AATTCCTTTGGCCGCGTCAATGGCGACACCTCATGTGGTGACCATCGTggtacaactatatatataataataataattgtgaCCACCTCGCCCCTTCATGCACCCCCTCCCCCCAaccattaaattaattttgtgcATGCGCCAAAGGTTTAGATCTTCTGAGGGGGCTCTCTATCCTTAACCCTGTACAACCTCTGTGTCTACTTTGGAGCCTTTTGccaagaaaattattattattaattacttctGGTGCTTGATATGTAATGTGGTCTTTATAAGTTGCTGACACGGTGAATATACATAATGGTACTTTCGAAATACATATATACGTTACGTAAAAGTTAAACCTTTACCGTAGGCGCCTGTAATGATAGCTTAAGATTTTTTTGAAGAACAATGATTGTTTCGCAATTATTGTACAATCCACAAAAGCAGATCAATAGTCACATAGAGCAAGTCCATAAACAATTGGGCTTATATTGGGCTATGTGTGTTGGGCCACGAAGCATTTAGTGCCGTATAGAGCATTGCGGGATCTTAAAAAGGTTCACAAAAGACTAGctatgaaaaggaaaagaaaattgaaaaccAAAAGTGTACTGTTAAAGGCCTGCTTGGCCCGATCTTCTCGCTCTGAAATGGCTCAACATACATGATTCTTTAATCAACTACTCAACTACAAGGTTTACTAAAGGAGATTAAAGAAAGTTCCAATGTAGTCATTAACAGTAAGCGCGGTAAGAGATTACTACTTCTGTACAGAATTAGCTTTAATTAAACCACTCCAGTCATTTACTTCTTATGAATGTGGATTGCCTCATCGCCGCCTCCGAAGAGTATAGACCCTCGACCGCTTGGTTCCGACGGAGCCAAATGGTTGTTCCGTGAAATTGCTCCTCGACTTATTCTTACCAAGCTCATGCTCTATAGTATGCAAGTCTTCGCAAATTTCATGCCTTGATAAGGAGACCAACCCTGGCAAAATATCCTTCTGGAAGTCTCTTAGGCCCCTTCCCCTCCTTAACTTAAACCCACATAGATCCTTTCGACTCTTGTTCTCGGTTTGTGTCGCGTGCATGGAGAGCCCATCATCTTTAGTCTCTTGTAGATTCAGTATACTTCTCTCAAAAGAATCAGCGGAATACTCGGGATCATCATTCTCTACATCATGTTCAATATCTCTGTTGTTTGGCGAGTAATGTGCGTAACATGTTGAATTCTCTGAAGAGATTAAAAGGAGTATCTCTGCTGCACCGGGAATTACATCATCCAATTCTAATTTCTCGGCTTGCTGTTGATTCATGTCAGCCGTCTGATTGAAATCATTCACAGGTTGGTATTCTCCACTCTCTGCTACCGCATGGCTTGATACAGTATCCTCTTCACTTTCATCATGCTGTCTTTGATTCTCTTCAAGATGGCTAGGTAAGGTTATTGGTAAGTTGGTGCTTCCAACAGATGCATGTAAGTTATTCTCTTTTGTATTATTGCCAGGAAATATAGCCGAGTTTTGCCTATGGCCCTCACTATGTGCACGCGCTACCTTCTCATTCATTGATTTACGCAAGTCCGACGTTGAATGAACTCCGTTGGAGCCGCAGGAAGATCCTTCTAGCAAGTTCTTAAAGCATTTTTCTGAGCCCTCGGTGAAAATTTCCTTAGAATTTAACTGATCTGTGAGAGAAGACTCTTTAGAGCATTTTTTGTTCTCTGATTCACAATTTTCTGGGCATGTGCCACTTGAATCTTTCCAAACATTTTCAGGATGCATAACCGAGGAACTTGTCGATGGAGAAGGGAATGGTTGCTTAGGATCAAGCAGAACGTAGACCGGTTTGTCTTCTTCGTCTTGAGCAATGTTGAGGTCAATCTCCAAAGGTTTGCGGAAAGTAGCCTTTTGCTTCTCAGTCGACAGATTGGCTGGAGGAAAACCTTTCCATTCATTTGATCCTGGACAGGaagggattaaaaaaaatctcagaaAAGATATGCCGCGGCAATGAACAGTCGCATTGAACTACTTATCCCATTTGTCAAAGTTTTCGagggaaaaacaaaaacaaagaggTTTCTTTTAACTTTCTGAAAAGCTCTATTAATTAAAGCTGCTTAAGGTGAAGCATAAAGTATTATCCTCCATAATTTTATGTTCTCCATCATCTTAATGATCAAGCATCAGCTTTAGAGAAACCAAACATTACTCGTAGAATTAACTATAGAGAACATGATCTATTATTGCTCTATAGAATACTTCGATTAGTGAAACATCTCGCAGGGCTAAACATCCAGCATAGAGCCAGGCAAGATTACAGAAAATACTGCAATGCGATTCAATAGCTTATCAAGTTGTGTAACAAAAGAAAACATGCTTGGACAAGTAATGCCAAGTAAAATAAAGGCCATCTAAAGGAAAAGTAAAGAAGCACACTCCTCTGTTGGAACGGCTCCGTACGCCAAGCAGTAAATGGCTGTATTATAAGCAGCAAATCGGAAGGAAAACAGGATAAGTACATTCAATGTGGGCTTAGAAGAGTTGAGATGTTGGGTATGAAACTGAATTTTGCACATATGCCACTAAAAATATGCTCCAATGCTACGAAAACTACTCAGGATCATCGCGTGGACTCAGCGGCAAAGGAATTCTCCAGAACCAAATATGGAATGTCCTTACAAGTTCCCAAGTTATAAAAATGCGATTTCGTCATAATTCTGCCGATAATTTGTGGTTTTCAGACAAATAATGATGCAAATAAACATACTCTTAATACTCATACAAGCAGATAACTTTGGAAGCAATCAAAGAACTCACCAGGGGTAAAGTGGCAAGACTCATGCTCTCTCCGCGGCTCACTGAAATCTTCAATCAAGTGATCTTCCACCGGAACAGAATCCGAATCATGCAATTCTGTTCCGGTCGAATTCATGCGAGATGTGCCGGCTCTCAACTCAGCAGCAAAGACAAACTCCGCCGCGTCATTAGACCCCGAAACCGCAGGTTTTTCCAAATCAATCACATTATGAGAACAGAAGCTAAATCCAACAGAATTAGCCTTCGCCGGCGCAGAACCTGCATCACTTTC
This genomic window from Ananas comosus cultivar F153 linkage group 3, ASM154086v1, whole genome shotgun sequence contains:
- the LOC109707144 gene encoding uncharacterized protein LOC109707144 codes for the protein MGSRSTTTTTTTMLRRGDLDLGYEDSIKDGLRRIMLQHEIIFKKQVRELHRLYRTQKNLMHELSWKGSDVIMEGSTLEVSKGVWAEQFGNQPKIMIDLRVPANDFSQVEEGSFCNESDAGSAPAKANSVGFSFCSHNVIDLEKPAVSGSNDAAEFVFAAELRAGTSRMNSTGTELHDSDSVPVEDHLIEDFSEPRREHESCHFTPGSNEWKGFPPANLSTEKQKATFRKPLEIDLNIAQDEEDKPVYVLLDPKQPFPSPSTSSSVMHPENVWKDSSGTCPENCESENKKCSKESSLTDQLNSKEIFTEGSEKCFKNLLEGSSCGSNGVHSTSDLRKSMNEKVARAHSEGHRQNSAIFPGNNTKENNLHASVGSTNLPITLPSHLEENQRQHDESEEDTVSSHAVAESGEYQPVNDFNQTADMNQQQAEKLELDDVIPGAAEILLLISSENSTCYAHYSPNNRDIEHDVENDDPEYSADSFERSILNLQETKDDGLSMHATQTENKSRKDLCGFKLRRGRGLRDFQKDILPGLVSLSRHEICEDLHTIEHELGKNKSRSNFTEQPFGSVGTKRSRVYTLRRRR